One stretch of bacterium DNA includes these proteins:
- a CDS encoding YbhB/YbcL family Raf kinase inhibitor-like protein translates to MKFALSDLSVSSSAFEESGAIPAKYTGEAEDVSPSLEWSAIPDGTRSWAVICHDPDAPVVSSGGYGFVHWVLYNIPGSATGLPEGVSDHATGPTDFGKPGYGGPMPPNGHGTHRYFFWVLALGREPDLEAGLTMHQLLESIESDVIGMNRLMGTYERA, encoded by the coding sequence ATGAAATTCGCACTATCGGATCTATCTGTATCGAGTTCGGCTTTTGAGGAATCCGGGGCCATTCCCGCGAAGTACACGGGCGAGGCAGAAGACGTCTCCCCGTCACTCGAGTGGAGCGCCATTCCCGACGGCACGCGTTCGTGGGCGGTAATCTGCCACGATCCCGACGCACCCGTCGTCTCGTCCGGGGGATATGGATTCGTCCACTGGGTGCTCTACAACATCCCGGGATCGGCCACGGGCCTGCCCGAAGGGGTGTCCGACCACGCGACCGGACCGACGGACTTCGGCAAGCCAGGTTATGGTGGCCCGATGCCGCCGAACGGCCACGGGACACACCGCTACTTCTTCTGGGTACTCGCTCTGGGACGCGAGCCGGATCTCGAAGCAGGTCTCACGATGCACCAACTACTCGAATCGATCGAGTCAGATGTGATCGGAATGAATCGCCTGATGGGGACGTACGAACGCGCCTAG